A genomic window from Cupriavidus metallidurans CH34 includes:
- the adk gene encoding adenylate kinase: MRLILLGAPGAGKGTQAKFICEKFGIPQISTGDMLRAAVKAGTPLGIEAKKVMDAGGLVSDDIIIGLVKDRLKQPDCEKGYLFDGFPRTIPQAEAMKEAGVAIDYVLEIDVPFDAIIERMSGRRVHVASGRTYHVKFNPPKADMVDDETGEALIQRDDDKEETVRKRLDVYSQQTRPLVDYYSNWAANGDASAKVSPPKYRKIAGLGEVDKITASVFDALK; this comes from the coding sequence ATGCGTTTGATCCTGTTGGGCGCACCTGGCGCCGGCAAAGGCACGCAAGCCAAGTTCATCTGCGAGAAGTTCGGCATTCCGCAAATCTCCACGGGCGACATGCTGCGCGCCGCGGTGAAGGCGGGCACGCCGCTGGGCATCGAAGCCAAGAAGGTGATGGACGCGGGCGGACTGGTGTCGGATGACATCATTATCGGCCTGGTGAAAGACCGTCTTAAGCAGCCTGATTGCGAAAAGGGCTACCTGTTCGATGGTTTCCCGCGCACGATTCCGCAGGCCGAGGCAATGAAGGAAGCCGGCGTGGCGATCGACTACGTGCTGGAAATCGACGTGCCGTTCGACGCCATCATCGAGCGCATGAGCGGCCGCCGCGTGCATGTGGCGTCGGGCCGGACATACCACGTCAAGTTCAACCCGCCGAAGGCCGACATGGTCGACGACGAAACGGGCGAAGCACTGATCCAGCGCGACGACGACAAGGAAGAGACGGTGCGCAAGCGCCTGGACGTGTACTCGCAGCAAACCCGTCCGCTGGTCGACTACTACTCGAACTGGGCCGCCAACGGCGATGCCTCGGCGAAGGTATCGCCGCCGAAGTACCGCAAGATCGCGGGTCTTGGCGAAGTCGACAAGATCACGGCAAGCGTGTTCGACGCGCTGAAGTAA
- a CDS encoding helix-turn-helix transcriptional regulator produces MSIEPTQVSREAELGAFLRTHRERLTPSDVGLPPGRRRRTPGLRREEVAQLSGLSATWITWLEQGRPVAMSVRALGSLAEALRLSRAERAYLFALAGKPEPRQDAEPAVPVALLASVQAISGPAYLLDRQWTARAWNAAAADLFVGWLDAASGERNLLRAMFLPTALQALVEDWPHRAARLVAEFRVHSLRHAEDPPTRALIERLMEDSPAFAAAWRSQDVDERQGGRRGFHHPMRGLVYFEQLTLVPPAAPGMMLVMLLPETP; encoded by the coding sequence CGAACTCGGCGCATTTCTGCGCACCCACCGAGAGCGGCTGACGCCAAGCGACGTCGGCCTGCCGCCGGGCCGCAGGCGCCGCACACCGGGATTGCGGCGCGAGGAAGTTGCGCAGCTTTCGGGATTGAGTGCCACATGGATCACGTGGCTGGAGCAGGGGAGACCGGTGGCGATGTCCGTGCGCGCGCTGGGCAGTCTGGCCGAGGCCCTGCGACTGTCTCGCGCTGAACGCGCCTATCTGTTCGCGCTGGCTGGCAAGCCCGAACCGCGCCAGGATGCCGAGCCCGCCGTGCCCGTCGCACTGCTTGCGAGCGTTCAGGCAATCTCGGGGCCTGCCTATCTGCTGGATCGCCAATGGACCGCCCGGGCATGGAATGCAGCGGCCGCCGACCTGTTCGTCGGCTGGCTCGATGCTGCGTCCGGAGAGCGGAACCTGCTGCGAGCGATGTTCCTGCCGACGGCGTTGCAGGCGTTGGTGGAGGATTGGCCGCACCGCGCCGCACGGCTCGTGGCCGAGTTTCGTGTCCACAGCTTGCGTCATGCCGAAGATCCGCCGACACGCGCACTGATCGAGCGGCTCATGGAAGACAGCCCCGCGTTCGCGGCGGCCTGGCGTTCGCAGGACGTCGACGAGCGCCAAGGCGGCCGGCGCGGGTTTCATCACCCGATGCGCGGCCTGGTCTACTTCGAGCAACTCACGCTGGTACCCCCGGCTGCACCGGGGATGATGCTGGTGATGCTGCTGCCGGAAACACCCTGA
- a CDS encoding 3-hydroxyacyl-CoA dehydrogenase produces MDIQGNVFIVTGGASGLGAGTARMLAAAGGKVVIADLNEAAGTALATELGGQFVKCDVASEADGQAAVDAARKLGRLSGLVNCAGIAVAAKTVGKNGPHPLDAFEKTIRVNLIGTFNMIRLAAAEMVQNTPDAEGERGVIINTASVAAFDGQIGQAAYAASKGGVVGMTLAIARDLSRDGVRCLTIAPGLFETPMLLGMPPEVQEALGKMVPFPPRLGRPAEYAKLVQSIIGNTMLNGEVIRLDGAIRMQPK; encoded by the coding sequence ATGGACATTCAGGGCAACGTATTCATTGTCACGGGCGGCGCATCCGGGCTCGGCGCGGGCACGGCGCGCATGCTGGCGGCTGCGGGCGGCAAGGTCGTGATTGCCGACCTCAACGAAGCCGCGGGCACGGCGCTGGCCACGGAGCTCGGCGGGCAGTTCGTCAAATGCGACGTGGCGTCGGAGGCCGACGGTCAGGCGGCCGTGGATGCCGCGCGGAAGCTTGGCCGGCTCTCCGGGCTGGTCAACTGCGCGGGTATCGCCGTGGCCGCCAAGACGGTCGGCAAGAACGGACCGCATCCGCTCGATGCGTTCGAGAAGACCATCCGCGTCAACCTGATCGGCACCTTCAACATGATTCGCCTCGCCGCCGCGGAGATGGTCCAGAACACTCCCGATGCCGAAGGCGAACGCGGCGTGATCATCAATACGGCCTCGGTGGCCGCGTTCGATGGCCAGATCGGCCAGGCTGCGTATGCGGCATCGAAGGGCGGCGTGGTGGGCATGACGCTGGCCATCGCGCGCGATCTTTCCCGCGACGGCGTGCGCTGCCTGACCATCGCCCCGGGGTTGTTCGAAACACCGATGCTGCTCGGGATGCCGCCAGAGGTGCAAGAGGCGCTCGGCAAGATGGTGCCGTTCCCGCCGCGCCTGGGCCGCCCCGCGGAGTACGCCAAGCTGGTCCAGTCGATCATCGGCAATACGATGTTGAATGGCGAAGTGATCCGCCTGGATGGTGCAATCCGCATGCAGCCGAAGTAA